One genomic window of Ilyobacter polytropus DSM 2926 includes the following:
- the rsxC gene encoding electron transport complex subunit RsxC — translation MKILKPRGGVHPKEMKELTSDKNIEVMPDLKEYKVSLHQHIGVPAFPMVSVGDYVMAGQEIGKCTAMLSVAVHSPVSGYIKDIVKENNETFIIVENDFENNWVDLKPWYDTNLFVGKTSTKFVTFIREMGICGLGGAMFPTHMKFQADEYEKIHTVIINGAECEPYLNSDNRIMVEKTSEIMIILNRLFDFMNINKVIIAVEDNKKEAIEKIRKFLDDSGKIELAVLESVYPQGGEKQIIKSLMGIEVPVHKIPMEYGMAVINVGTLYALYEGMYRGKPLIERVVTVSGLGIKEPKNILAKIGTPIKDILDYAGIDRSKTYKVILGGPMMGRTIGDEKENLKKGTGGILALLKDECNEYETKACINCGACVDVCPMGLMPLRYVELARKGDYSRMEKRYSLSSCIKCGCCEYACPTKRPIIKSIFLGLKKLKEEKNGL, via the coding sequence ATGAAGATACTAAAACCAAGAGGCGGAGTTCATCCAAAAGAGATGAAGGAGTTGACCTCAGATAAAAATATAGAAGTGATGCCTGATCTAAAGGAGTATAAAGTATCCCTCCATCAGCATATAGGGGTTCCTGCTTTTCCAATGGTATCTGTAGGAGACTATGTAATGGCAGGTCAGGAGATAGGTAAATGTACTGCAATGTTATCAGTGGCAGTTCATTCTCCTGTATCTGGATATATCAAGGATATAGTGAAAGAAAATAATGAAACATTTATAATTGTAGAAAACGATTTTGAAAATAATTGGGTTGATTTAAAACCTTGGTATGACACAAATTTATTTGTGGGTAAAACTTCCACAAAATTTGTTACTTTTATAAGGGAGATGGGGATATGCGGTCTAGGTGGTGCAATGTTTCCAACTCACATGAAATTTCAGGCTGATGAATATGAAAAAATACATACTGTAATAATAAACGGGGCAGAGTGTGAACCTTATTTAAATTCAGATAACAGGATCATGGTGGAAAAAACCTCGGAAATTATGATTATATTGAATAGATTATTTGATTTTATGAATATAAACAAGGTAATTATCGCTGTAGAGGACAATAAAAAAGAAGCCATTGAAAAAATAAGAAAATTTTTGGACGACTCTGGAAAAATAGAGCTGGCAGTTCTCGAAAGTGTATATCCTCAAGGAGGAGAGAAGCAGATCATAAAATCTCTGATGGGTATAGAGGTACCTGTACACAAAATACCTATGGAGTACGGGATGGCAGTAATAAATGTGGGGACCTTGTATGCCTTGTATGAGGGAATGTATAGAGGAAAACCTCTTATAGAAAGAGTTGTTACTGTATCTGGACTGGGGATAAAAGAACCTAAGAATATTTTGGCTAAGATAGGTACTCCTATAAAGGATATTCTGGATTATGCAGGCATAGACAGAAGTAAAACTTATAAAGTTATTCTAGGTGGACCTATGATGGGAAGAACCATAGGAGATGAAAAAGAAAATCTCAAGAAGGGTACTGGCGGAATACTGGCTTTGCTCAAAGATGAATGCAACGAGTATGAAACAAAGGCATGTATAAACTGTGGCGCCTGTGTAGATGTATGCCCTATGGGACTTATGCCTTTAAGATATGTGGAACTAGCAAGAAAAGGGGACTACAGCAGGATGGAAAAAAGGTACAGCCTTAGCAGTTGTATAAAATGTGGTTGCTGTGAATATGCATGTCCTACTAAAAGACCAATTATAAAATCAATATTTTTAGGTCTGAAAAAATTGAAGGAGGAGAAAAATGGATTATAA
- a CDS encoding RnfABCDGE type electron transport complex subunit D, with translation MDYKLSASPHVRKKDTLEMVMYDVVIALLPCMASAVYYFGWEAVKIMLVAVTSGLITEAILARLMEKSWKCILDGSGLVTALLLALIVPHLTPLWMVALGSIFGIGVGKMAYGGVGENIFNPALVGRIFMMISFPSTLYKFHTADGLAGATAFPLVKYMGADWLASNVGGKAELYKNLFTGKEILGSMGEINKGAILVGFLYLGFRKRLKWRVPLVVVLTSGLLSYLNGEDPIISILSGGLIFGAVYMCTDMVSGPVTENGKAVFAIFVGTCAFFIRKYTSHPVGIGYAILLGNVIAPLINKYTEPRVYGKDRNMKKIYGILSVVILFIAGIFMLTSLDKINQKRKEAREEKIMSQVKSYIFQKDLRYDDEEGIYYEGYVFIPAYDEYENRYYLVLGEARGYGSKMIKFAMGITPDKKIAGVRILEASETEGLGAKITDEKWMEHWRGMDSDYKFDKEKDAAAGATYTYKNIHKTFNDVLVKSKNLSKDDSQEEEEELDGEGGATDTEGWGEEETETRDTQMSETEELDGEGGATDTEGWGEEETETQDTQISETQDGEGGATDSDWEEEGDSKW, from the coding sequence ATGGATTATAAATTAAGTGCTTCTCCTCACGTAAGAAAAAAAGATACTTTGGAAATGGTAATGTATGACGTAGTAATAGCACTTCTTCCCTGCATGGCAAGTGCTGTGTATTATTTTGGATGGGAAGCGGTAAAAATAATGTTGGTGGCTGTGACCTCTGGTCTCATAACAGAAGCAATACTGGCAAGGCTAATGGAAAAATCCTGGAAATGCATACTTGACGGAAGCGGACTGGTGACGGCACTTCTTTTGGCACTTATTGTCCCCCACCTGACTCCTTTATGGATGGTTGCCTTGGGAAGTATTTTCGGTATAGGGGTTGGAAAGATGGCTTACGGAGGTGTTGGAGAAAATATTTTTAACCCAGCCCTCGTAGGAAGAATATTTATGATGATATCCTTTCCGAGCACTCTTTATAAATTTCATACTGCTGATGGTTTAGCAGGTGCTACAGCATTTCCATTGGTTAAATATATGGGTGCAGATTGGCTTGCATCAAATGTAGGGGGAAAGGCAGAACTTTATAAAAATTTATTTACAGGAAAAGAAATTTTGGGGTCAATGGGTGAAATAAACAAGGGAGCTATCTTAGTTGGTTTTTTATATTTGGGTTTTAGAAAAAGATTGAAATGGAGAGTTCCTCTGGTGGTAGTTTTAACCAGTGGACTTTTGAGTTATTTAAATGGAGAAGATCCTATTATTTCCATTCTTTCAGGAGGACTGATTTTTGGAGCAGTGTATATGTGCACTGATATGGTGAGCGGACCTGTAACTGAAAATGGAAAGGCTGTTTTTGCTATATTTGTAGGAACGTGTGCTTTTTTTATAAGGAAGTACACATCTCATCCTGTGGGTATAGGGTATGCTATTCTTCTTGGAAATGTAATTGCACCACTTATAAATAAATATACGGAACCTAGAGTATATGGAAAGGATAGAAATATGAAAAAAATATATGGTATTTTATCAGTGGTGATTCTATTTATAGCAGGGATATTTATGCTTACCAGTCTCGATAAAATAAATCAAAAAAGAAAAGAGGCCCGTGAGGAAAAAATTATGTCACAGGTTAAAAGTTATATTTTTCAAAAAGATCTGAGGTATGACGATGAAGAGGGAATCTATTATGAGGGTTATGTTTTTATACCGGCATATGATGAATATGAAAATAGGTATTACCTTGTTTTAGGAGAGGCACGGGGCTACGGGAGTAAAATGATAAAATTTGCTATGGGTATTACTCCAGATAAAAAGATAGCCGGAGTGAGAATACTAGAAGCCAGTGAGACAGAGGGTCTTGGAGCTAAAATAACAGATGAAAAATGGATGGAGCATTGGCGAGGAATGGATTCTGACTATAAGTTTGATAAGGAAAAAGATGCAGCAGCTGGAGCTACATACACTTATAAAAATATACATAAGACGTTTAATGACGTATTGGTCAAAAGTAAAAATCTATCGAAAGACGACTCTCAAGAAGAAGAGGAAGAGTTAGACGGAGAGGGAGGAGCTACAGATACTGAAGGTTGGGGAGAAGAGGAAACAGAAACTCGAGATACTCAGATGTCAGAAACAGAGGAACTAGATGGAGAGGGAGGAGCCACAGATACTGAAGGTTGGGGAGAAGAGGAAACAGAAACTCAAGATACTCAGATATCAGAAACACAAGACGGAGAAGGGGGAGCTACCGATTCTGATTGGGAGGAAGAGGGTGATTCAAAATGGTAA
- the ftsY gene encoding signal recognition particle-docking protein FtsY, which yields MGILKKIFGFGKKKEKIPEEIEKEKVIYEEKKAEEVKKVIEEVAKDEFVGGKKEVKKKPEELEEPKNEVSEESVEEKAEKLKLEEEKVEVENESIDLKQSEEKEIVVPKKKGFFTSLKEKLSKSREGFFGKVKGFFLGRSVIDDEMYEDLEEMLIQSDIGMDMTLKIVGALEKEVRSRGIKDPKEVYGVLKDVMENFLIEEENELKTEKPGLNVILVVGVNGVGKTTTIGKIASKLTKEGKKVIVGAGDTFRAAAIEQLEEWTIRAGAEIIKHQQGTDPGAVVFDTLKAAENRNADVAIIDTAGRLHNKNNLMKELEKINRIIEKHVGDSSYESILVIDGTTGQNGLNQAKVFNEVTKLTGFIVTKLDGTAKGGIVFAISEELKKPIKFIGVGEGIEDLRPFKPKEYIDAIFE from the coding sequence ATGGGTATTTTAAAGAAAATATTTGGATTTGGAAAGAAAAAGGAAAAGATTCCTGAGGAGATAGAAAAGGAAAAGGTAATATACGAGGAGAAAAAAGCTGAAGAGGTAAAAAAGGTCATAGAGGAAGTGGCTAAGGATGAGTTTGTAGGGGGAAAGAAAGAGGTTAAAAAGAAACCCGAAGAACTTGAAGAGCCAAAAAATGAAGTTTCTGAAGAGTCAGTGGAAGAAAAAGCAGAAAAACTGAAACTTGAAGAGGAAAAAGTAGAGGTTGAAAATGAAAGCATAGACTTAAAACAGAGTGAAGAAAAAGAAATAGTAGTTCCAAAAAAGAAAGGTTTTTTTACTTCTTTAAAAGAAAAACTCTCAAAATCAAGGGAAGGTTTTTTTGGAAAGGTAAAAGGCTTCTTCTTAGGTAGAAGTGTTATTGACGATGAGATGTATGAAGATTTAGAAGAGATGCTCATACAGTCGGACATAGGAATGGATATGACTCTCAAAATAGTGGGTGCTCTTGAAAAAGAGGTTAGATCAAGAGGGATAAAAGACCCAAAAGAAGTATACGGAGTCCTTAAAGATGTAATGGAAAACTTCCTTATAGAGGAAGAAAATGAATTGAAAACAGAAAAACCTGGACTAAATGTAATTCTTGTAGTAGGAGTTAACGGAGTGGGAAAAACTACCACAATAGGAAAGATAGCTTCGAAATTAACTAAAGAAGGAAAGAAAGTAATTGTAGGTGCAGGAGATACCTTCAGGGCAGCAGCAATAGAACAACTAGAAGAGTGGACAATAAGGGCAGGAGCAGAGATTATAAAACACCAGCAGGGAACAGACCCAGGCGCAGTTGTTTTTGATACGCTGAAGGCAGCAGAAAACAGGAATGCAGATGTTGCAATAATAGATACAGCTGGAAGGCTGCACAATAAGAACAACCTTATGAAAGAGCTGGAAAAGATAAATAGGATCATAGAGAAGCATGTAGGGGACTCATCTTATGAAAGTATACTTGTAATAGACGGAACCACAGGACAAAACGGACTGAATCAGGCAAAGGTATTTAATGAGGTGACAAAGTTAACAGGGTTTATTGTCACTAAATTGGACGGAACGGCAAAGGGCGGGATTGTCTTTGCGATCTCAGAGGAGCTTAAAAAACCAATCAAATTTATAGGTGTTGGAGAGGGTATAGAGGATTTGAGACCTTTCAAACCTAAAGAATATATTGATGCTATTTTTGAGTAA
- the pta gene encoding phosphate acetyltransferase has product MSFISEVREKAKSLNNRIVLPESTDERVLKATEEIVKEKLSVPVLIGNAEELTKQAQELGVSLEGAEIIDPINFSKLDEYVAKLVELRSKKGMTEEQAKEILTSDVNFFGAMMVKFGDAAGMVSGSDSPTANVLKAALQVVGTKPGMKTVSSVFLMELKDKIEEYGQLLLFGDCAVIPEPTSEQLADIAASAAETAKSVAGVEPKVALMSFSTKGSARHDSVDVVVEAGKLLTERKVDFDFEAELQADAALVNAVGAKKAPGSKVAGNANILIFPNLAAGNIGYKLVQRLAGAEAHGPLLQGLAAPINDLSRGCSVSDITNLTAITSVQAG; this is encoded by the coding sequence GTGAGTTTTATATCGGAAGTAAGGGAAAAGGCTAAAAGTTTAAACAACAGGATTGTTTTACCAGAATCTACAGATGAAAGAGTCCTAAAAGCAACAGAGGAAATTGTCAAAGAAAAATTATCAGTACCTGTATTAATTGGAAATGCAGAAGAGTTGACAAAACAGGCTCAGGAATTAGGTGTATCTTTAGAAGGTGCAGAAATTATTGATCCAATTAATTTTTCAAAGCTTGATGAGTATGTTGCAAAACTTGTAGAACTTAGATCTAAAAAAGGAATGACCGAGGAACAGGCAAAAGAAATATTAACTTCAGACGTTAACTTTTTTGGTGCAATGATGGTTAAATTTGGAGATGCTGCCGGAATGGTTTCTGGATCTGATTCTCCTACGGCTAATGTACTAAAGGCTGCACTCCAGGTAGTAGGAACTAAACCAGGAATGAAAACAGTTTCATCTGTATTTTTAATGGAACTTAAGGATAAGATAGAGGAATATGGTCAGCTTCTTTTATTTGGAGACTGTGCTGTAATTCCTGAACCAACTTCAGAACAATTAGCTGATATAGCTGCTAGTGCTGCAGAAACTGCAAAATCAGTTGCAGGCGTTGAACCTAAAGTAGCGCTAATGTCTTTTTCCACAAAGGGATCTGCAAGGCACGATTCAGTAGATGTTGTAGTTGAAGCAGGAAAACTTTTAACTGAAAGAAAGGTAGATTTTGATTTTGAGGCTGAACTACAGGCAGATGCGGCATTAGTAAATGCAGTAGGAGCTAAAAAAGCGCCAGGATCAAAGGTCGCAGGAAACGCAAATATACTTATATTCCCTAATTTAGCAGCAGGAAATATAGGATATAAATTAGTTCAAAGACTTGCAGGAGCAGAGGCACATGGTCCATTACTTCAAGGTCTTGCAGCTCCAATAAATGACCTTTCTAGAGGATGTTCTGTTTCAGATATAACTAACTTAACAGCAATAACTTCAGTACAAGCGGGATAA
- a CDS encoding acetate/propionate family kinase, translating to MKVLVINCGSSSLKYQLINPESGEVFAIGLCDRIGIHGSKLEFEVPAIDFEIEIEKDMETHKEALEMVIAALTNEEYGVIKTVEEVDAIGHRLVHGGEDFSSSILIDEEVMAAVEANNGLAPLHNPANLMGVRTCMALMPGKPNVGVFDTAFHQTMPAKAYMYALPYADYKDLKVRKYGFHGTSHKFVSTTASEIMGNPEKSKIIVCHLGNGASVSAVKDGECVDTSMGLTPVAGLMMGTRCGDVDPGALIYIKNKRELTDKELDTRINKESGILGIFEKSSDCRDLEIAREKGDERAQLAIDMMTYRIRAYIASYAAAMGGVDMICFTGGIGENSSLIRSESLKGLEFMGVELDQEVNGVRKKGNVKLSKESSKVAIYKIPTNEELVIARDTLEIVNG from the coding sequence ATGAAAGTTTTAGTAATAAATTGCGGAAGTTCATCATTAAAATATCAACTAATTAATCCAGAATCAGGAGAAGTTTTTGCTATAGGTCTTTGTGACAGAATCGGTATTCACGGATCTAAACTTGAATTTGAAGTTCCTGCTATAGACTTTGAAATAGAGATAGAAAAAGATATGGAAACTCATAAAGAAGCTCTTGAGATGGTAATAGCAGCTCTTACAAATGAGGAATATGGAGTTATTAAAACTGTAGAAGAGGTAGATGCTATCGGTCACAGACTGGTACACGGAGGAGAGGATTTCTCAAGTTCTATACTAATCGATGAAGAAGTAATGGCTGCTGTAGAGGCCAACAACGGACTAGCTCCACTTCATAACCCTGCTAACTTAATGGGTGTAAGAACATGTATGGCACTTATGCCAGGTAAACCAAATGTAGGGGTATTTGATACTGCATTCCACCAAACCATGCCTGCTAAAGCGTATATGTATGCACTTCCGTATGCAGATTATAAGGATTTAAAAGTTAGAAAATATGGATTTCACGGAACTTCTCATAAATTTGTTTCCACTACAGCTAGTGAGATCATGGGAAATCCTGAAAAATCTAAAATTATTGTATGCCACCTTGGAAATGGGGCATCTGTATCAGCTGTAAAAGATGGTGAATGTGTAGATACATCTATGGGACTTACTCCTGTTGCAGGTCTGATGATGGGAACTAGATGTGGAGACGTAGATCCTGGAGCGTTAATATACATAAAAAATAAAAGAGAACTTACTGATAAAGAATTAGACACAAGAATAAATAAAGAATCTGGAATTCTTGGAATATTTGAAAAATCTTCTGACTGTAGAGATTTAGAAATCGCCAGAGAAAAAGGTGATGAAAGAGCACAATTGGCCATAGATATGATGACTTACAGAATAAGAGCCTACATAGCATCTTATGCTGCCGCTATGGGTGGAGTAGATATGATATGCTTTACAGGGGGAATAGGTGAAAACTCTTCATTGATAAGATCAGAATCTTTAAAAGGTCTAGAATTTATGGGAGTAGAGCTTGATCAAGAAGTCAACGGTGTAAGAAAAAAAGGTAATGTAAAACTTTCTAAAGAATCATCTAAAGTTGCGATTTATAAAATACCTACAAATGAAGAATTAGTAATAGCAAGAGATACTCTTGAAATAGTTAACGGATAA